The DNA sequence taattttaagacacagagtcatgttttgtacagggcatttttttgtattcaagTATCCAAGACAACTTGAAATGTCTTAAATTGTTATGTGAATtgaacaaatagattccatgttgcagtgcgtctgttcagtagtAGATCACAGCTGCCATCAAAGTGTGGTAAGGAATGTGACAGACGCACTGCAATATGGAATCGATTTgcttaaagtgccactatgatcaaatttttacctcttgattttttaggtgtatcacctagaattctatgaaagaattaaaacgccgtttaccgtttccAAATACttgcattagttccggagatattcaagtttgaaaaatgtgtaaagtatgcaaatgagacgaccgatgatgtcatacactcaacccaatattacatcatgtGTATAAGTTGAGCtctcttggccaatttgcagcgcagatcattgaaacttggcaggctaatagttctacaggaAACACACCTACGGCTACAAAAacttttgttgccatggcaactcactcttttccagtccccacccacttgatttcaatatgttagtgattttcagctcgaaaaacgttacacaaggccacaaactcaagaaaaacatatttatatgcttgttggatcatgtatatcaggcaccatttgcaaatatgaaaattgaacgccAAGGGGGGCCAGAAATGtctttaatattggggaggtctggaacccagtatgttgccatggcaataaaattgttaagctcAAATAGtggagcacatttagtagaatcttcctgcaaagaatcaaacatttctgatacaaattggctgagatatcttttttcatcatatttgatcaaaacttggttgagtatatgacgtcatcaattggctaatttgcatattttaaaaacttgaatatctctggaacaaaaagagatatttgaaaatagtaaacagcatttttcttctcatgcaggctacttgtttgtgtcttaaaatggcttcaatagaaaagatgtgattttcgtcttAGTGGCACTTTAACTGAGCACCgttatcgcgaggtcacgggttcaaaccccgttgaagtcctgactttttcaggcctcTATACGCCATTGCTTagattgcgttcataactgctatgatcatggcttacttgatttgaaatctacagttcaatatatgaaatatttcatatattactTCACATCACTGAGCTTATTATATAAATTTCGATCGACAGCGGAGAGTTGCCAAAATGGAAACAGATTCTTGGTTTTAAATCATCGCGATATCACGGtttcaacaaaagaatacaGAACAATAATGAACCCAACAATAACTTTTTATCTTCTTAAGCTATAAACAgtaacaatttcaattttatgaCGTCCATGGacaaagaacaataaaatttgatttgattgatttgatttgattgacATTTGATTGACAAAACGTTACTTGAGGCTTTACACAGAGACTTCCATGCTTTTCGTTCCGAGGCTTGTTGTACAGTTCAAAGAAATCTCTAACATGTGAGCATAAATAgtaacaaaatatttcatttatattACGTCCTTCGTATTCGAAGAGCTGGAAAAGGACATGCATCAACTGTTTGCTTTGGGATGCATGGGCCAGTCCGATATTTAACGGtattaaacaatttcaatcacaaacaattaaattattaagtGTAATAGTCGTTCAAGGGTATTGCACTGTTCTCAAAGAATGTAGAAATGCGGTTTCTAGACTTATATTTGCCCGCTAATTAGATTTTTCCTTTGGGTGTTTAAAGGAAACGACCTTTGTTATGTTTGTTGTTTGGACATTGTAAACCAAAGAAACATCTTCCAGAGACATTAGATAGACTTCGATGTCATctgttttatcttttaaagACAGATGAGATCCAGCCAACAAGGCTTCTAGCTGCTCGGTGAAAGCAAGGATCCAGATTGGTCCGTTGCAGTTTTCACTACGTCATTGGAATCTCAGGAATCTTACTTTACACTCAGGAATGTTACCTTATAAACACGACTCTCGAtcactcgagattttttccgccaaCACAGTACTTTCGCACGGCTCTATAATGCTGCCGCCTCACCAGCCTCGCGTCTTCGCTCGGCTGGCTCGTTGGCAATTATTTGCCCGCTAATTAGATTTTTCCTTTGGGCGTTTAAAGGAAACGACCTATGTTATGTTTGTTGTTTGGACATTGTAAACCAAAGAAACATCTTCCAGAGACATTAGATAGATTTCGATGTCGTCTGTTCTATCTTTTAAAGACAAATGAGATCCAGCTAGCAAGGCTTCTAGCTGCTCGGTGAAAGCAAGGATCCAGATTGGTCCGTTGCAGTTTTCACTACGTCATTGGAATCCCAGGAATCTCACCTTCACTCAGGAATGTTACCTtacaaacacgcctctcgatcactcgagattttttccgccaaCACAGTACTTTCGCATGGCTCTATAATGCTGCCGCCTCACCAGCCTCGCGTCTTCGCTCGGCTGGCTCGTTGGCAAAAACGCATTccttcacaatgtttatcaccgccttgtttattatttttccttgctTGTGATTCCCTGATTGCAGTTAGCACATTTCTTTTGCAGAGAAGCGGCTAATCAGTGTTTGAGAACCTAAATTCAGTCACTGTTAAGAATTATTCAAGCACAGCTTCCAAAACGAGAGCGAGTGTTTCATCGGGGTATCCAAAGTGCcgagtgcttttattgtttcgaggtGTTTGGTAACCCgatgaaacacgaagcacgAGTTCGGGAAATAACTTCTCATGATCTTTcttaaagaaataataaacgAAGACTTCCAATTAGAATTGTTTGCAGTCTAATATTCCTTCCTTGataatttcaataataaaaataatttttaccagcgtaattaatttgcatttatgGTGCGATTTAATTCATTCTGAGGTGTGAAGGTTGCTGGAGTTCCCATCATTTACAAGTTGTCGTTCGCTCAGGATCCATACCGCAACAAAGTCGTTCGAGAGATTTTCGGCAGCCGAAAAGTGGTGATAATACAGAACCGAAATCAACAGCTTATAAAACCAAATGATCGTGTAAGGTTTTCGAGGAATGGAAACAGAATCGATTAGAGAAGTCCTGTGCTTTGGAAACCGGCGGCCTTTTTACCGCGAAAAACTTTGAAGAAGGAGTACAGACTTTGGACACGGTCATTACGGATACGTCTGCATGCAGTCTCAACTACTGGCTGTCGAAGTTCGTTCAAGAAGTAAGCAACTCTTCTGGGGAACGCTATCCTTCCCGTTCGTTGTACTCAATTATTTGCGGACTGAAGCACAACCTTTCTGATGTAAATAGGAGTGCTGCATTGAATCCATTGGACATGACCGACCGAAGGTAAGTTAAATTTTTGGGGATAAAATTTGGCTCGCATAAACTACTTCTGTGCATTGTTGTTTTtactaatattttttttctttcgctttGCTTCTTCGGGGTAATTAATATTAACTTTCTTTTGTGCAAGTTGCCATTGTGCATATTTTAGTGTTAGATACCACTCTCACTGGAGAGTGGTATACTGTGTTTCATTGGGTATCCAAACACATGCCCGTCATGTCACGGTTAGGCCTATCCCGATTGTGCtcggcaacttttgagcaacgTTTGGCGTTTGGAGCAACTTTTTGCGGTTTTAGCAACCTCGAGCAAGTTTTGCCTTTCAGAGcaatttttgagcaaaatattgGTTTAGAGCACATATCAAGCACGAAAAAGTCAACGATTTCGTGGAAAACCTTGCATTTGGCTCACAGCAAGAGTCCGCCCTCCAAGATTACCTTGAAGCCTCTGTCATGCTTCGATATAACAATGCAAAGAGGGTGtaacattttgatttcttatATGGTTTTAGACTCTGAGAATGCAATTAGTAGAGCTAGTTTCGTTCAAATTCCCTCATATCGTTCGGCAAGACGTCAAATGAACCACGTGTTTTGTTCCGTTACACTTAAGAGTATCCTTAAATTTCGCCCATATTTGCGAGCAACTGTTTAAAGCTAAATTTCAAGCTATTTTTCTTGACCGATGTTAGCAATTATTGTGAAGaacgaaaaataaagctttCAGTTAACGTTTATATAAAAATTGCATGAAATTTAGGCAgcaacttttgaaattttggtagcaactttttggatttttggcaattttttagcaacttttTGGCATTCGAGTGAGCAACTTTCCAGCATTTTACGAGCACAATCGGGATAGGCCTAGTCACGGTATACATCATGTGGTTGGTAGTTGACCTCATAAAtgattaatgagtttgagaagtaAGGAGCGCAAGTGGCTACGAGATTTCTCCATGAGGCTCGGTTACattttagttttagttttcgctctgacgaagggctgacgctcgaaacgtcagctttccttctctttcacagtggtaatttgaccttaaTCAACTCGCTTGATCaaaccaaaattttgtttcactctcccaacGACACAATAGgacaatttctttagaaactagaatttgATCTACATTTAAACTGAACACATTCTCAATAGCAAAAGTCGAGACGGTGATGAGAGTCTATTTCTAGCTATATAGAGAGAGAATCTGCAAGACGAGTAACGGCACACAAATGTGTTTACAAATGAATTATTTACAATACAAATGAACGCGCAACAGCCGCGCCTGCAGTGCGATTATTCTTCCTTATTCAACCATTAGTGTTGTTGACTTCTGACACTGCAGACGTTGTTACCACTGTAGAGCGTTTCCACATGACGTCACCGAAACCACGTTGCATTTCCTAAACAGCTAAACAAACAGACGGCGGCCATGTAACTGTGTGAAACTAATTCTCTGGGAATTGGACTtgatttttgttcaaaatttatAGTTGTTTCCGTGAGCCATAATGGATGATAGACATGTTATGGAAAACTTACTTAAGATTGACTCTATGCTTGTACCTGGCTGTACAAAAGGGAACATTTGACAGTCCGTAACACATTCCTGACGTTCCAAGCGTTTTTGAGATTGTTTCTCTATCATTCGTACGAGCCTCAACATTTTCCTCAAGCAGGATGCGAGTACGTTATCCCGATGATTGTTATAAATCACATGAACATGGATGGAATTGTTAGACATTCGATTTACACGGTACGATTTTTTATCGCATGAGACAAGTTTGCAACACGCCAAGGATATGACTTACGATTCATCGATTGTCCCAGCGTTATAAAACGTATTTCTTGAGGTACACTGCTGCATGATGCAAAAGTCGACTCGAAAAAAGCTGCGACATTTTTTCTGACAAACACTTAAATCGTAAGCGAGTTGAGACGGTTTGATTCAAACGAAATAAAGTTCCTATTGTCTGCCTGTTGTAAGCATTGATGCGACAAAAATCGCATCTTATCTATGTGCTGATGTAAATCACCCTCATTTAAACTTCGTTGTTTTGTTCTATCAGCCGCACTCTTTACTCTAAAATTTAACGCTGATGACGTTCTTATGGGTTCAAACTGTCATTATTTTGCGTATGAGCCGGCTTGAAAATACTCCTTTGAAATGAATTCGCTTCGCGAAATGGAAAGTCGCGGTGATATCGTGAGATATGAGCATTGCGATCGAAAAGTGAAGCAATTTTGTATGAAGCACTACCAAATGGTCACACATCCAAGTGCTAACCCCAGTGATTGCTTGATCACCGAAGTGTTCACAGATTCACAAACCTCAGCGTTTAACAAGGTTTGATTCCCTGAACAGGACGTCAACCATTCATGACACACATGAGTAGCTCAGTTTAAAAGTATAAGAACTCTCCTACTTTGAGTATCTTACGAATAGCCTCCAAACCAGAACGGCCGCCCGAGAgtattgtaaaaaaaagtgCACAACTTACAAAATACGTGCAGCGAAGACTCATGTACCCAATGGGTATCCGAAGTATTACACGTTTACAGTACCAAAACAAGACGATTCCGCAATCTTCCTTATCATATGTTTTATcataagttttcttttaagcttaagTGGTTTAATCGTTTATGCTAATACACTATCATTATCTCATTATCAAGGCAAATggtttttatttactttgaaTTTGCTTAGTTATTGCGCCACATCTTAGCTTATCAAGATCGTTGGCGCCAAGAGCAATATTAATACGATTAGTCTTCTTTATTAGCTACTTCAACCAACGTCGACTGATACGCAATAGAACATTGGGCAATCATACATAATTGCCGCGGATATGAATAATTTGTCAAAGTTCTACTTTATAGGCTcttatattttgtttaatgATCAATAGTACAGCTACTTGACgttaataatattttgtaGGGGGAACTGGAATTGCTATTTCATCGACGAAAAAGGCACTTAACTTGAGTTTAAGAAAAATCGTatgaaaaaatggaataaGTTTAGGAAACGGGggaccttttttttaatgcctTTACCTTCGCAGTTTAGATATAACACCAGTATGATATCGAAGTTTCGTACACAACTCAGTTGAAGATGTAAATGTAGCATCATGAGagatgatgaaaaaaagaaagggaaacaGTCTATCAtaagtaataaaaaatttgttgtAAGCCAAAAGTAGAATCGaccttcatttttgtcaaccTTTAATGCTACTTGAGtaaattcaaaacaacatcaacaatgGGCTGGTTTTTCAACACGCGAGCCacgaataaattaattaaattaacaaCAACCCAAGCGCAATCAAAAATAGCTTTAGAAATACAATAGTGAGTGATAATGAAATCATAAGCGTGTGTCACGGTCCTGACATCACGAAAATTTCCGATTTCCACCACCTATCTAGTTTTAAAGtaagtaaattaaaaaagaaaaacactctACCCACCTTAGCTTTGTCAGGTTCACCGATTTCTTGAGTATAGTGAGAGCATTTGGGTTTCTAAAAATCCGTTTTATTGCCATTACAGACTGGAAGTAACTTTTattcttctctttgtttttgtttcgttttttttttctcttatttctcTCGTCATTCGTTATAAACTCACTTATTTATAACCTTTCGAGCTAAACTacgcaatttttttgtaacatcTCCGGTTCGTTTTGGCGATCCTGATGAATAATAATGGATTGTGTTGGAAGCAAGAACAAATTTTATGCTAAAAGCTGTTGACAGGACGGAGTAAACGTTTTGATGAACAAAACCCCCCTAATCGGCCTTTTGCCTCGAatcgtaaattttaattggaATCAATATTTTTCAGGATGAATACGCGATGAAAACAAGTTATTTGTTTAGCTagttttaaagaaactttTATTAACTTTTGGTGTATAGATTTCAAGTTGTCAATTTTACTATGGAAGGATACTTTTATGAAATTGAGCAGATTTCGGTAAGTTTCTCTTCCCGGCATTCCCTGAATGAAGACGGAAAACGATTTTTGTTTCTCTAAAAGGccccaaaataaaagaacaaatgTTATTACAGGAAACGATTTGAACTTGTCCTCGTTGAAAGTGACGTGGTTTTACTTCACAAGTACCTAACAATGAGTAGTTAAAAGAAGGCACGGACCTTTAAAAGCAGGTGGTATTTAAAAGTGGACGTAACAATCCGTTAAAAGATTCAAATCAACACAACGTTACTAAGAAACGTAATTGATAGGCGACTTCCGGTTGGTTACTTTCAAAGCATGGTGGAGTCAAAATGAATGGGTCGTAGGTTGGATTGACAAAAATAGGTTTAAAAAGCGAAGACAACACTCGTCAACACCTGCCCTGATGTGTGAACATAGGGCAATGGGAATGAAGATCCAAAACCTCAATTTGACCGTGGTTCTTTCTTATATATTGCAAGCATTTCTGTGGTTGTGCTCATTTAATTACTAGTCACGCTTAGCTAAATCTTTCGATAAAGCAATTTTATCGAGTTAAGTCGCTTTTGGGTTtctgaaaaacgtttctatCCTTTCCATTAATATTGCCATTAAAGACTAAAAGTGGCATCTAttcctctgtttttttttatcgcttATATCCCTCGCCATTAGTTGTAAACTCACTTATTTGTAACCTTTCGAGCTAAACTACGTTTTTTGTTGCAACATCTCCAGTTCATTTTGCCCATCCGCCGAGTAATGATGGTTTCAGTTGAAAACAAGGACagtcaaattaattttctgcaaaaaaatagTTGACGAAACGTAGTAAATCGTTTAATGAGGAAAATGCCcctaatttgcattttgcccTATCATGAATTTTAATTGGAAATCAATATTTTCCAGGATGAAACGATGAAAAATAACTAGCTAGTtttacagaaaattaaatGTTCTTAATTGTTGGTATATAGATTTTGTTAAGTTTACTACGCAAGGATATTTCTATGAAATTAACCAGATTGAGCTAATTTTCGCTTCCATTTCCCGACTCAAGAAAACAATTCTTATGCCTCGAAAAGGccccaaaataaaagaacgGATGTAACTATACATGAAACGATTTGAGCTTGTTCTCGTTGAGACGTGGCTTTTCAATTCACAATTATCTCAAGATTTGTGAGTGGTTAAAACGGAGAAGACACGGATCTTTAAATGCAGATTGTATTTAAAGGTGGACGTAAGAATCCAATAAAAGATTCAAATCAACATAACGTTACTGAGAAACGTAACTGACAGGCGGCTTCCCTTTGGTTACTTTCAAAGCATGCCAGGTGGAGTCAAAATAAATGGGTCGTAGGCTGgattaattgaaaaaatagGGTTAAAAGGCGAAGAGGACGCTCGCCAACATGTGCCCTAATGTGTGAACAGAGGGCAATGGGAATGCAGATTCAAAAACTCAATTTGACCGTGGTTCTTTCTTATTGCAAGGAGTCCAATCTGCCGCCAAATAGGATTTTCAATAATGCTTTTAAGCGATCTGCCTGTGCGTTTCCTTTTAAAGCCGATAAGTCATCTTTTACTTTTGGTAGAACTTCTTTGAACCCTTGGCAGAGGGATTTTATCTCTTGTGCCTCTGTTTTCATCAGCTTGTAGTGAAGAAATTTCTGCTCTTTCATACCTTTTTCAGCTTTACCTTGAAATTTGATGATTTCCTGCTCCGTTACGGAGAAAAAGCCTGATGCTCTAGCGAGACCATTGATAAAGGCTTCAAGAGCTGGTAACAAAgtttggccaattttgatcGCAGCTCTTTCCATCTTATCCTCTTGGGTTCCATTCCAACGTGCTTCGTCGTAATCGTTTTCTGCAGAGCTTAGCAATGCTGGTGTTGCGACGAGGTTCACAATCGGTACAAAGGCAAGGCCTATCGCCCAACCTCGTTTTGCGCTTGCCGTGTTTTGGAGCTCTCTTCTTCGCCTCTCGTAGTCCTCCTTGAGATCTGTCATCTCTGCTTGTATTTGCCTTGCCTTGTCTTGCCTCGCCTTTAAACGCACCGAGGATTCTTCATACTTCTGCCGGATCTTTTCACTTAAC is a window from the Acropora palmata chromosome 1, jaAcrPala1.3, whole genome shotgun sequence genome containing:
- the LOC141882569 gene encoding uncharacterized protein LOC141882569 isoform X2 is translated as MAEFRMSVQKNAVADLRHQINEMTRSIQTFSNSMKNLYSHDNNESFKVNKLRDETREDAMVCLKDILPLSTMFVSSVTDYFDYYETLEYKQWRQLIPDILEKARGYRQLSEKIRQKYEESSVRLKARQDKARQIQAEMTDLKEDYERRRRELQNTASAKRGWAIGLAFVPIVNLVATPALLSSAENDYDEARWNGTQEDKMERAAIKIGQTLLPALEAFINGLARASGFFSVTEQEIIKFQGKAEKGMKEQKFLHYKLMKTEAQEIKSLCQGFKEVLPKVKDDLSALKGNAQADRLKALLKILFGGRLDSLQ